In Saccharolobus solfataricus, a genomic segment contains:
- a CDS encoding phosphoglycolate phosphatase, translated as MIKLVLVDLDGTLTEDRESTRIDLDAIYAIRLLQKSGIKVSLVSGNSYPILRGLYTYLYLDGGFVAENGCIVFYKEKYRMCRQMEQSLVDEFKSLFKLRDTWQNEYRECDFGFVPAKITDEMINWAKERNLYIKSSGYAVHIAYNPAGKRIGVEKLLQLLGLKKEDVAAIGDSSTDIELFQQVGFKVAVGNADDELKDIADYITSNKSGKGVREFVDKLLKGEFDGIK; from the coding sequence ATGATAAAATTAGTTTTAGTGGATTTAGATGGAACGCTGACTGAAGATAGGGAATCTACTCGAATAGACTTAGATGCCATTTACGCAATAAGGCTCTTACAAAAAAGCGGGATCAAAGTAAGTTTAGTTAGCGGAAATTCCTATCCAATTCTAAGAGGACTTTACACATATCTTTATTTAGACGGTGGTTTTGTTGCAGAAAACGGATGTATAGTATTTTACAAAGAAAAGTATAGAATGTGTAGGCAAATGGAGCAGAGCCTAGTAGATGAATTCAAATCTTTATTCAAGTTAAGGGATACATGGCAAAATGAATATAGGGAATGTGATTTCGGTTTTGTTCCTGCAAAAATAACTGATGAGATGATAAATTGGGCTAAAGAAAGGAATCTTTACATTAAAAGTAGTGGATATGCGGTTCATATTGCATATAATCCAGCGGGGAAAAGAATAGGAGTAGAGAAGTTGCTTCAATTACTTGGTCTAAAGAAAGAAGACGTAGCGGCTATTGGCGATTCATCAACTGACATAGAACTATTTCAACAAGTTGGATTTAAGGTTGCGGTAGGAAATGCTGATGATGAACTGAAAGATATAGCCGATTATATAACAAGTAATAAAAGTGGAAAAGGTGTAAGGGAATTTGTGGATAAATTACTAAAAGGGGAGTTTGATGGAATTAAATGA
- a CDS encoding HD domain-containing protein, protein MKKVYDEIHAYIELDDREAKIIDMPEFQRLRRIKQTSLAYLVYPGATHTRFSHSLGTFYLTTILGEKFRQLGIITDEESTYLKLSALLHDIGQFPFSHSLEPLYLEKGLSNKDLRYMIISKSPNFREFFDNESIDYSKIIEILNGNSMMSSIVNSDVDVDRMDYLVRDSRHTGVQLGNIDLYRLLDTIFYGNNNEIVVQDKGIYSLENFFISRLHMYQAVYYHKTIIGYELMLREIFRTIYDCCDSSILSVENIRGLVYDSSISYWDDEWVFMILYTYLYSSNSPLYLKQKIRNFLDRRGPKVVYEEISYDNEMKGGDIKIKEIVDRLERNQIPRSSIYPIEEKIKILNKDKINIISKNNEMNIIRYKSTLINHIPETLTIRRIYVDHEYAKKARDVVP, encoded by the coding sequence ATGAAGAAAGTTTATGATGAGATCCATGCGTATATTGAACTTGACGATAGAGAGGCCAAGATAATTGATATGCCAGAATTTCAGCGCCTACGAAGAATAAAACAAACAAGTTTAGCATATCTGGTATACCCTGGGGCTACTCATACCAGGTTCAGTCACTCTTTAGGGACATTTTATCTTACTACAATTTTAGGTGAGAAATTTAGACAGCTAGGAATAATAACTGACGAAGAGTCAACTTACCTAAAATTATCTGCACTGCTCCATGATATAGGTCAATTTCCTTTTAGTCATAGCCTAGAGCCTTTATATTTAGAAAAGGGATTATCAAATAAGGATTTAAGGTATATGATAATTTCCAAATCGCCTAATTTTAGGGAATTTTTTGATAATGAATCAATTGACTATAGTAAGATTATAGAAATTTTGAACGGAAACTCAATGATGTCATCTATAGTAAATAGTGACGTAGATGTTGATAGGATGGACTATCTGGTAAGGGACTCTAGACATACTGGAGTGCAACTAGGCAATATTGATTTATATAGATTATTGGATACCATCTTCTATGGAAATAATAACGAAATTGTTGTTCAAGATAAAGGTATATATAGTTTAGAGAACTTTTTCATATCCAGGCTTCACATGTATCAAGCTGTATATTATCATAAGACCATAATAGGTTATGAACTGATGCTGAGAGAAATTTTCAGAACTATTTACGATTGCTGTGATTCGTCAATCTTAAGCGTAGAAAATATAAGAGGTCTTGTCTATGATTCCTCAATATCCTATTGGGATGATGAATGGGTTTTCATGATTCTTTACACATATCTCTATTCCTCTAACTCTCCCCTTTATTTAAAGCAGAAAATAAGAAATTTCTTGGATAGAAGAGGTCCTAAAGTGGTTTATGAAGAGATTTCCTACGATAACGAGATGAAAGGAGGAGATATTAAAATTAAGGAGATAGTAGATCGTTTAGAGAGAAATCAGATTCCGAGGAGTTCAATATATCCCATTGAGGAAAAAATAAAAATACTGAATAAGGATAAAATAAATATAATTTCAAAGAATAATGAGATGAATATAATCCGGTATAAGTCCACTTTAATTAACCATATACCAGAGACTTTAACTATAAGAAGAATTTATGTAGATCATGAATACGCTAAAAAAGCTAGAGATGTAGTTCCATGA
- a CDS encoding DUF1512 domain-containing protein yields the protein MSLIALAQTSLNQANSLYYILTYVLFFVLLFLLYLPGVNTRLTVSMLARGIEGQLSMIEKYLNESKSKMEQLLKERGVQDPKPFIERISEMFIIDPVNVEPTDIISRMRLLLRSGEDKIRDLITLMVPNIDNVNRSKLEVSAEVVNSLNLIYKVVRHYLILAKKLNSAILLYQLQFVVPQLVKISEAYSKAMNTFIRGIPVGDSLGPLVAAYLFMKADKKWNPSRDTVAGEVELEGRKLIVVKAEGPMATVGRPGEAVENVVEEYKGKVTRIITIDAALKLEGENTGAIAEGTGVAMGDPGPEKISIERVAVKYNIPIDAVIVKMSMEEAITEMRKEIYQAAPKALELVKKIILERTKPGDIVVVVGVGNTAGVAQ from the coding sequence ATGAGTTTAATTGCTTTAGCACAAACATCTTTAAATCAAGCAAACTCTCTTTACTACATTCTAACATACGTGTTGTTCTTTGTTTTATTGTTCCTATTGTATTTGCCAGGTGTTAACACAAGGCTGACCGTATCCATGTTAGCTAGAGGCATAGAGGGACAATTAAGTATGATTGAAAAATACTTGAATGAGTCCAAAAGTAAAATGGAACAACTTTTAAAAGAAAGAGGTGTTCAAGATCCAAAGCCATTTATCGAAAGAATATCTGAAATGTTTATAATAGATCCAGTAAATGTAGAACCGACGGACATAATTAGTAGGATGAGATTATTACTTAGAAGTGGAGAAGATAAGATAAGGGATCTTATAACTCTTATGGTTCCGAATATAGATAATGTTAATAGAAGTAAATTGGAAGTATCTGCAGAAGTAGTAAATTCGCTAAACCTAATATACAAAGTAGTGAGACATTATTTGATTTTAGCTAAAAAGCTAAATAGTGCTATTCTTCTTTATCAGTTACAATTTGTTGTTCCACAACTTGTTAAGATCTCTGAAGCATACTCTAAGGCTATGAACACTTTCATACGAGGAATACCAGTGGGCGATTCGCTAGGTCCTTTGGTAGCAGCTTATCTATTTATGAAAGCTGATAAAAAATGGAATCCTAGTAGAGATACTGTAGCAGGAGAGGTTGAATTAGAAGGTAGAAAATTAATCGTCGTAAAAGCTGAGGGTCCCATGGCTACAGTAGGGAGGCCAGGTGAAGCAGTAGAGAATGTGGTTGAGGAATATAAAGGTAAAGTCACGAGAATTATAACCATAGATGCTGCGTTAAAATTAGAAGGTGAAAATACTGGGGCTATAGCTGAAGGTACTGGAGTCGCTATGGGTGATCCTGGTCCTGAAAAGATAAGCATAGAGAGAGTAGCCGTAAAATACAACATACCGATAGATGCGGTAATAGTAAAGATGAGCATGGAAGAAGCGATTACAGAAATGAGGAAAGAAATTTACCAAGCTGCGCCAAAGGCATTAGAATTAGTAAAGAAGATAATTCTGGAAAGAACTAAGCCTGGAGATATAGTAGTAGTAGTAGGTGTAGGAAATACTGCAGGGGTGGCTCAATAG
- the map gene encoding type II methionyl aminopeptidase — translation MTEDELNKLLLAGKIAAKARDEVSLDVKASAKVLDICEEVESIIIENKAFPSFPCNISINSEAAHYSPTINDEKRIPEGAVVKLDLGAHIDGFISDTAITISLDSRYQRLLDASKTALEAAITNFKAGLSIGEIGRVIEKVIRAQGYKPIRNLGGHLIRRYELHAGVFIPNVYERGLGVIQSDSVYAIEPFATDGGGEVVEGKSITIYSLKNPNIKGLSSRENELIDFIYTRFNYLPFSERWLKEFSTNVDELRNNIKNLVKKGALRGYPILIEIKKGVVSQFEHTVIVKGDSIIVSTKSL, via the coding sequence ATGACTGAGGATGAACTCAATAAGCTTTTATTAGCAGGTAAGATTGCAGCTAAGGCTAGAGATGAAGTTTCATTAGACGTTAAAGCTAGTGCTAAGGTTTTAGATATTTGTGAAGAGGTTGAAAGTATAATAATCGAAAATAAAGCGTTTCCATCATTTCCATGTAATATATCAATTAATTCGGAAGCTGCTCATTATAGTCCAACTATAAATGATGAAAAGAGAATTCCAGAAGGTGCTGTAGTTAAGTTAGATTTAGGAGCTCATATTGATGGTTTTATTAGCGATACTGCAATTACTATTAGTTTAGACTCTAGGTATCAAAGACTATTAGATGCATCTAAAACTGCTCTTGAGGCTGCAATTACTAATTTTAAAGCTGGATTAAGTATAGGTGAGATTGGTAGGGTTATTGAAAAGGTGATACGAGCTCAGGGATATAAGCCGATAAGGAACTTAGGAGGTCATCTTATAAGACGCTATGAACTTCACGCTGGTGTGTTTATACCCAATGTTTACGAGAGAGGATTAGGCGTTATACAATCTGATTCTGTTTACGCGATAGAACCATTTGCCACTGATGGTGGCGGAGAGGTAGTAGAAGGTAAGTCTATTACAATATATTCCTTAAAAAATCCTAATATAAAAGGTCTTTCTTCAAGAGAGAATGAGCTTATAGATTTTATATATACCCGTTTTAATTATTTACCGTTTTCAGAGAGATGGCTTAAGGAATTTTCTACTAATGTTGACGAATTAAGAAATAATATAAAAAATTTAGTTAAAAAAGGTGCATTAAGAGGATATCCGATCTTAATTGAGATCAAGAAAGGCGTAGTTTCTCAGTTCGAGCACACCGTTATAGTTAAGGGTGATTCAATTATAGTGTCTACAAAGTCTCTTTGA
- a CDS encoding metal-dependent hydrolase, translating into MAQLRWLGHAATLLTFGNKNVIIDPMIKDNPLSPVKLDYFKNNLDIIIVTHDHYDHLGDTVELLRMNPKAKLFATYDLEAHLAETYKISEESIIPANVGGFVEVDGIKLALTKAVHSSTHSDPTGAIVSAEGITVYHAGDTGLFEDMKLIGEVFKPDYALLPIGGRFTMDPYQASISVELIKPKKGAIPIHYNTWDLIKVDVNDFVKLVKNKGYNPIVLQPGQTITL; encoded by the coding sequence ATGGCACAGTTAAGATGGTTAGGCCATGCTGCAACCTTGTTGACATTCGGTAATAAGAATGTAATAATAGATCCAATGATTAAGGACAATCCATTAAGCCCAGTAAAACTAGACTATTTTAAAAATAACTTAGATATCATTATTGTAACTCATGACCACTATGATCACTTAGGAGATACCGTAGAGTTATTAAGAATGAATCCCAAAGCAAAACTCTTTGCAACTTACGATCTAGAAGCACATTTAGCGGAGACTTATAAAATATCAGAGGAGAGCATTATACCAGCCAATGTAGGGGGATTCGTAGAAGTTGATGGAATAAAGCTGGCGTTAACTAAAGCAGTTCATTCAAGTACACATAGTGACCCAACTGGTGCAATAGTATCTGCTGAAGGAATTACCGTATACCATGCAGGGGATACTGGATTATTTGAAGATATGAAGTTAATTGGAGAAGTATTTAAGCCTGACTACGCACTATTACCTATAGGCGGAAGATTTACGATGGATCCTTATCAAGCGTCAATAAGCGTAGAGTTGATTAAGCCTAAGAAAGGTGCTATACCAATACACTATAATACATGGGATCTGATAAAAGTTGACGTAAATGATTTTGTAAAACTAGTTAAGAACAAAGGATATAATCCCATAGTATTACAACCAGGCCAAACTATAACGTTGTGA
- a CDS encoding phenylalanine--tRNA ligase subunit alpha, which yields MLSENEAKILFFLKDLKKTNSVELAIKMGIPESSVLSLIELLREKGYVKTEVKSEKHYVLTEEGRKRKESGLPEDILINTLNGQEKDLNEIKNILNKDFNIAISWAKRKGLIDIKEGKVIPKVKTYMSSEYLALSNLERADSNTINLLKKRGLIEEKERKIVSVELIKEPKESEIGISNLNRELIISGEWKKYKLKKYNVEAFPPYYTISKKHYFREFLEKVKDIMISLGFKEINTGYIEMEFYNFDLLFQPQDHPAREIHDSFSVEGSGKIEDKDLLNNVKEIHEKFWKYEWKQDITLRLMLRSQTTATTARVLASRPKAPQKVFTLGKVFRPDAIDATHLIEFHQLDGVIIDNNFTFKELLGVLKEIFYRLGIKEVKFKPAYFPFTEPSVEAYGYLEKLGWVEMCGAGLLRPEILSSVGIDSTAGAWGIGIERLAMSFLNISDIRLLYSNNIEYIRDTKVKIE from the coding sequence ATGTTAAGTGAGAACGAAGCTAAGATACTATTTTTTTTGAAAGATCTTAAAAAAACAAATTCAGTGGAACTTGCAATAAAAATGGGCATTCCAGAAAGCTCGGTCTTAAGTTTAATTGAGTTACTAAGGGAAAAGGGTTATGTAAAAACAGAGGTAAAATCTGAAAAACATTATGTATTAACTGAAGAGGGGAGGAAAAGAAAAGAAAGTGGACTCCCAGAAGATATTTTAATAAATACGTTGAATGGACAAGAAAAAGATCTAAACGAGATAAAAAACATTCTTAATAAGGACTTTAACATCGCAATTAGTTGGGCAAAGAGAAAAGGATTAATAGATATAAAAGAAGGAAAAGTGATACCTAAAGTAAAAACTTATATGTCATCTGAATATCTTGCTCTTTCAAATCTTGAAAGAGCTGATAGTAATACAATAAATTTGCTTAAAAAAAGAGGTCTTATAGAAGAAAAGGAAAGGAAAATTGTAAGTGTAGAGTTAATAAAAGAACCTAAAGAGTCTGAGATAGGTATTTCAAATCTGAATAGAGAATTGATAATTAGTGGTGAGTGGAAGAAGTACAAGCTTAAGAAGTACAATGTAGAAGCCTTTCCTCCATATTATACTATTAGTAAAAAACATTATTTTAGAGAGTTTTTAGAAAAAGTCAAGGATATTATGATTAGCTTAGGATTTAAAGAGATTAATACAGGGTACATTGAAATGGAATTTTATAATTTTGATCTTTTGTTTCAACCTCAAGACCACCCTGCCAGAGAGATTCACGATAGCTTTTCAGTAGAAGGTTCAGGAAAAATAGAAGACAAAGATTTGCTAAATAATGTAAAGGAAATTCATGAGAAATTCTGGAAGTATGAATGGAAACAAGATATTACACTAAGGCTAATGCTGAGAAGCCAGACTACTGCTACAACTGCGAGAGTCCTAGCATCAAGACCTAAGGCTCCTCAAAAAGTCTTCACTTTAGGTAAGGTCTTCAGACCAGACGCAATAGATGCAACTCATTTGATAGAATTTCACCAATTAGATGGTGTAATTATAGACAATAATTTCACGTTTAAGGAGTTATTAGGTGTTCTGAAGGAAATATTCTATAGGTTAGGAATTAAGGAAGTTAAATTTAAACCAGCATACTTCCCCTTCACGGAACCTAGCGTAGAAGCTTACGGGTATCTGGAAAAATTAGGCTGGGTAGAGATGTGCGGGGCTGGACTGTTGAGACCAGAAATACTAAGTTCAGTTGGAATCGATAGTACAGCTGGAGCTTGGGGAATTGGAATTGAAAGACTTGCTATGAGCTTTCTCAATATTAGTGATATTAGATTACTATATTCTAACAATATAGAGTATATAAGAGATACTAAAGTGAAAATAGAGTGA
- the pheT gene encoding phenylalanine--tRNA ligase subunit beta, which produces MVTIVLNKYKLLNKIGIGQQKLEDLLFNLKSEIKPVDESNIEIEINADRLDLLSSDGIARAIKGLLEKELGEAKYDITDTEYKLIVDNVRTRPYALAAVIYNAKIDLQELIQFQEKLHSTIGRKRKKVAIGIHDLKKIDSKRIEYREVPLSYKFIPLYEKEELTISEVLEKTEQGKLYGNISISNGVSPAIVQEDGEVLSIPPIINSDKTKLDESTKDLFIDVTGTSFEAVAQTLDIIVSNLAEAGGTIGRVKVIKTDNSFQQSSPLLIHKIQNVREEYANKILGIKISEEEICKHITRMRMNCNVENGIIRVTVPQYRVDIINEIDIVEDIAMSIGYNNLEPSKYISTNYGSYDYLTLLERKMRELSIGAGFVEVFNFVLIKNEKILDSKYVKILNPISEEYNAVRNSLIPILLDFLSKNQHAKFPIRIFETGDVVIYDSSTDTGFRNDKRAAYAIMDNKVSYEDVQAPIHYILKTLGIEVNYKEENNDIFIEGRSASIVYENEKIGVIGEINPDVLIRFGIEYPTVIAELYITEIAKKLNKR; this is translated from the coding sequence ATGGTAACTATAGTATTAAATAAATATAAATTATTAAATAAAATAGGCATAGGTCAACAGAAACTAGAGGATTTATTGTTTAACTTAAAATCAGAGATAAAACCAGTTGACGAAAGTAATATTGAAATAGAGATAAATGCTGACCGATTAGATCTACTCTCCTCTGATGGGATAGCTAGAGCGATTAAAGGCTTGTTAGAAAAAGAGCTAGGCGAAGCAAAGTATGATATTACGGATACTGAATATAAGTTAATAGTTGATAATGTAAGAACGAGACCTTACGCGTTGGCTGCTGTAATCTATAATGCTAAAATAGACCTTCAAGAACTAATACAGTTTCAAGAAAAACTTCATAGTACCATAGGGAGAAAGAGAAAAAAGGTAGCTATAGGCATTCACGATCTAAAGAAAATAGATTCAAAGAGGATAGAATATAGGGAAGTTCCTCTTTCCTATAAATTTATTCCATTATATGAAAAGGAAGAACTTACAATTAGCGAGGTCTTGGAAAAGACTGAGCAGGGGAAACTTTATGGAAATATTTCGATATCTAATGGAGTATCACCAGCAATAGTTCAAGAAGATGGAGAAGTACTAAGCATACCTCCAATAATCAACTCTGATAAGACAAAATTGGACGAGAGCACAAAAGATCTCTTCATCGACGTTACTGGAACTTCCTTTGAAGCAGTTGCGCAAACCCTAGATATAATAGTTTCAAATCTAGCAGAAGCTGGAGGGACGATAGGAAGAGTAAAAGTAATAAAAACTGATAATTCCTTCCAACAATCTTCGCCCTTACTCATACATAAAATTCAGAATGTTAGAGAGGAATATGCAAATAAAATTTTAGGAATCAAAATCAGTGAAGAAGAGATATGTAAACATATAACGAGAATGAGAATGAATTGTAACGTAGAAAATGGAATCATAAGAGTTACAGTACCTCAATATAGGGTAGATATAATAAATGAAATCGATATAGTAGAGGATATTGCAATGAGTATTGGATATAATAATCTAGAACCCTCTAAGTATATTTCGACAAACTATGGTTCTTATGATTACTTAACATTACTGGAAAGGAAAATGAGGGAATTAAGCATCGGAGCAGGGTTTGTAGAGGTATTTAACTTTGTGCTAATTAAAAATGAAAAGATACTTGATAGTAAGTATGTGAAAATTCTCAACCCTATTTCTGAGGAATATAATGCAGTAAGGAATTCGCTAATTCCAATATTATTAGATTTTCTATCTAAAAATCAGCATGCGAAATTCCCAATTAGAATTTTTGAGACCGGAGACGTGGTAATTTATGATTCTTCGACAGATACTGGATTTAGAAATGATAAAAGGGCTGCATATGCAATAATGGACAATAAGGTAAGTTATGAAGACGTGCAAGCACCTATCCATTACATTTTGAAAACATTAGGCATAGAAGTAAATTATAAGGAAGAAAATAATGACATTTTCATTGAAGGACGTTCAGCATCAATAGTGTATGAAAACGAGAAAATAGGGGTAATAGGTGAAATTAATCCTGA